The window GTTTATGGCGTTCCTATGCTGCCGATTGAGACAGCCGTATAGCAAAGCGGCGCGGCTTTTGCCGGTTCAAATTAATGCTGTTGTTGGGTAGTGTTTGGTTCCTCAACGGTTTGAATATCGCTTTTCCAAGTAGAGAACTTATCCCCACTCTCTCGCGTCATAGCTTGTAAAGTTGAATTATTTTCAGCCTCTATCAGAGCTTCGATCCTTTCTACGAACAGTATGAATGCATCTTTAGGATCTTTGACATTTTTATATGACCCGTCTCCAGTGGAGAAAACGAAATATTCTTTCCTCAAAGCCTCGCTTGTTGACCTAGCGTTAACCCATTGTTCTCTGAAATGCCAGACCCCTTCAAGGGATACAATCAGAACGACAATTACACTCAGTATTGTAGTAATAATTTGTGAATAAGGAAATGTAATGTTCACCAGTACTGGGACTAATGCGCCTGCCACAACTGAAATAGTCCTGCTTTGTAGATAACGCTTTTTGGACCTATTTGCTACCTTATCATAATATTTAAGCTGATCGTTTAACCTCTCAACCATATAGTCTTTTTGAGACATTTCTTTAAAATCGCGAGCCTTAAGGCTAGGATCATATGCTTCACTCTTTTGTACGTCCTCATTCATAGTTCCATTCCTTCTCCAACGCCGGGTCTTAGCGGCGAGTGAACCGAGCCGTTAAACACCCATGTTTGCTTCAGCGATATACTTCTTTTCTGTGACCTACTTTTATAATCCAAATAGTGAGCTCATTATCCTGTTTTGAGTACAAGATTCTGTAGGTTCCTTGGCGCACTCGAAATAATTCATGCCCTGCAAGTTTTTCACCACCAATAGGACGGGGATCATTTCCAATCGCTTCGAAAGGTGCAAGGATCTTTTTTAGGTCCTTTTTGGGAATTCCTTTGAGATCTTTCCAAACTGATTCTTTAAAAAAGATTTCATATCCGGCCATCTTTCTTAAGCCTTTTTACCATATCTGAAAAACCAATTAGCGGTTCATCGGCTCTGTCTTCGAATGCAATGATATCTTCCGCATCCTCTGCCAAGGCGCTTTTAACGGCTTCGTTGACAAGCTCGGAGATTGATTTTGATGTTTCTATAGATTTCAATTTCAGTGCCTTATGAATATTCGGATCGAAATAAACAGTGGCACGTTTGGCTGACATAGTCATAATGTCACCTCCTTCATAAGGATAACACTATAACGCTTAGACGTTATGACGTCAAAGTGGTCAGTTTAAAGGGAACGGTTGAACTGTGCGGCGCGCCCCTTAGCGTCTGCACCAGTGAATTGTTATGTTTTGGTGCTTGCTCATACAATCTCAAGTATTCCGTTGCTATGGGTAATATTAATACTTTCGTATTGGGAAACTTCGGTATGGACGTAGAGCGCGACACCTCCTGTTAAAACTATTTTTAAAACCATTGCAGATTGGTTTATGACACCAACAACCTCTTTTTTAGGTAAATGAAGAAGCTGTTCGGTGTTCAGCCATTCTCTATCGAACCAAAGCGATTTCTTTCCATTGATTTCTCCCTCCAACTTGTAGAGGGACTGAATCACGACACCCCCATCGAACGCGATTTGAGCATCATAAGGGCCAATGGATACAAGATTGATTTCCTGGCCGACTAAATCTTCTAAAAATTGGTCTTTCGGTAATTTATACATATTTCAAGAAACATAACGGCCGGTGTCAGCGGGCGCATGGTCCTCGCGATCCGCTGAACACCGTGGTAATGCATTTATGAATCCTTTTTCTCTTAATATTGGCATACCATCATAAATCCACTCTTCGAAACGAGAGCAAACAGTTTCAATCCTGCATCTGGGTAAAGCAACTCTAAGGTTCTGTTCGACTTTTTCTAGCGCCTTAGGATTCGAATTTACAATAATCCATTGGGAAAAACCAATTGGCAAGTCGTCCTCAACTCTGTTCAATGCGGCTAAGAAACCTTTGTCTATTTGGCACTCAAATGACATCCCAACGACGATGAATTTGAAAGACCAAATTAGCTTTCCATAAGCAGCATTCGCTTCAACGGAAGGTATTCTTGTTGAAGCTTCATCTGATTCAAGTAGGAAGGGGCTCCGTCTCGAATTATCGGGAAGATCCTCAACGCTCCCATTTAAATGAAATACCCAGCTTTCATCTAACCATTTTGGTAAAACCTTCAAATTTAATTCATCTATAGCTTTTTGTAGCAAATAATCCCAATTCGTCGTTATAAACCTATGCCTAATACCGTCTTTAGTATTCCGAGATAAAAATATTAATAATTTGTGGTATACCTCTGTTGAGGATTCATCCATTTCAATCTTAATTTTATTTTTAATTTTTTCTACCAGAGTCCCTCTAGTATAATTGTTCCATTCATCAGGAACTGTCCATCCTAAACCACATGCAACTGACGCCCCTCTCCCAAATAACCAATTTAGGCATTCATTCATTTTTCGACCTGCATAACGAAGAGCTGTCGGGCGGCATGGTCCTCGCCGCCCCGACCAGCGCCAGGTTCGCCGTTCAGCTTTGATTATTCTAAATTTTCTGCATCGGCCAAGTCTTGTGGTCGGCCAGTGGCCCGTTTATTATGTTTTAGATTTTCGAGGTCAATAAAACTAATTTTGAGACCTTGGATATCAACCTCAACTCTTTCTTTATAGCAGTCCTCAAATTTTATCTCTTTTAATGTCGTCAAAATATCGATTCTGTTCGGAGGATAACCAAGTTGGATAATCTGTTCGCTTTCAAGAAAATCCTCGGACTTGAGCCCCAATGATCCAAAACCAAATTCTTCAAGTGCCTTTAAAACATTATCGGCGTTTTCCGGCGAGAGCTCGATCCATACATCAAGATCTCTGGTATAGCGCGGATATCCGTGAAATGCTACGGCATACCCACCAACCACCAGATATCTGACGTTATGCCCGTTTAATAATTCGATAAACTTTTTGAAATCTTTGCTCAGCATTATATCTCCATAGATTATATTCTTTTCGAATTTGCTCTAAAGCATCCAAGCGCT is drawn from Desulfatitalea tepidiphila and contains these coding sequences:
- a CDS encoding CopG family transcriptional regulator, which codes for MSAKRATVYFDPNIHKALKLKSIETSKSISELVNEAVKSALAEDAEDIIAFEDRADEPLIGFSDMVKRLKKDGRI
- a CDS encoding DUF6036 family nucleotidyltransferase, yielding MLSKDFKKFIELLNGHNVRYLVVGGYAVAFHGYPRYTRDLDVWIELSPENADNVLKALEEFGFGSLGLKSEDFLESEQIIQLGYPPNRIDILTTLKEIKFEDCYKERVEVDIQGLKISFIDLENLKHNKRATGRPQDLADAENLE
- a CDS encoding type II toxin-antitoxin system RelE family toxin — its product is MAGYEIFFKESVWKDLKGIPKKDLKKILAPFEAIGNDPRPIGGEKLAGHELFRVRQGTYRILYSKQDNELTIWIIKVGHRKEVYR
- a CDS encoding DUF4231 domain-containing protein, which codes for MNEDVQKSEAYDPSLKARDFKEMSQKDYMVERLNDQLKYYDKVANRSKKRYLQSRTISVVAGALVPVLVNITFPYSQIITTILSVIVVLIVSLEGVWHFREQWVNARSTSEALRKEYFVFSTGDGSYKNVKDPKDAFILFVERIEALIEAENNSTLQAMTRESGDKFSTWKSDIQTVEEPNTTQQQH